From a single Sus scrofa isolate TJ Tabasco breed Duroc chromosome 13, Sscrofa11.1, whole genome shotgun sequence genomic region:
- the ZKSCAN7 gene encoding zinc finger protein with KRAB and SCAN domains 7 isoform X5 — protein sequence MLFWTQFSFLISRFQLQHRNRKCIRKRRQPWVQQRNLLPSHPSMRVQPLEPTWSLLVTQGHTTSPIGTLEPAEYEFLSVDYTQKKWKGPALSQRALYRNIVPENCHSLASLAGENGMECSDLPPKQESSKESEASDRTSGVLYEVIPGGPVAGDAYEEALEKLGAQPSDEEGSRLESDLLEITQEDKNKCTEDGCAEYKDLGEHPDLSPSPVGHQGVLKGQKFYQCDECGKAFNRSSHLIGHQRIHTGEKPYECTECGKTFRQTSQLIVHLRIHTGEKPYECSDCGKTYRHSSHLIQHQRLHSGEKPYKCNECAKAFTQSSQLIDHQRTHTGEKPYECSECGEAFIRSKSLVRHQVLHTGEKPYKCNECGKAFCSNRNLIDHQRIHTGEKPYECNECGKAFSRSKCLNRHQSLHTGEKPYKCSECGKAFNQNSQLVDHERIHTGEKPFECNECGKAFSLSKCLIRHQRLHTGEKPYKCKECGKSFNQNSHLIIHQRIHTGEKPYECNECGKVFSYSSSLMVHQRTHTGEKPYKCKDCEKAFSDSSQLIVHQRVHTGEKPYECIECGKAFSQRSTFNHHQRTHTGEKHSGLARSIS from the exons ATGCTCTTTTGGACCCAGTTCTCTTTCCTTATCTCTAGATTTCAGCTCCAGCACAGGAACAGGAAATGCATTCGGAAGAGACGACAGCCTTGGGTGCAACAGAGGAATCTCCTCCCATCTCACCCCTCAATGAGGGTTCAGCCTCTGGAGCCCACCTGGAGCCTCCTTGTGACCCAGGGGCACACCACCTCCCCAATAGGCACTCTG GAACCTGCAGAGTACGAGTTCCTGTCTGTGGACTATactcagaagaaatggaaaggtcCGGCACTCAGCCAGAGAGCCCTGTACCGGAACATTGTGCCAGAAAATTGCCACAGCCTGGCCTCATTGG CAGGTGAGAACGGGATGGAGTGTTCAGACTTGCCTCCAAAGCAGGAAAGCTCTAAAGAATCAGAGGCATCTGATAGGACCTCAGGAGTTCTCTATGAAGTGATTCCTGGAGGACCAGTCGCTGGAGACGCCTATGAAGAGGCTTTAGAGAAGCTCGGAGCTCAGCCCTCAGATGAAGAAGGGAGCAGACTGGAAAGTGATCTCTTGGAAATAACACAGgaggataaaaataaatgcactGAAGATGGATGTGCTGAATATAAGGATCTTGGAGAACATCCAGATCTATCCCCCAGTCCTGTAGGACATCAAGGAGTTCTAAAGGGACAGAAATTCTATCAATGTGATGAGTGTGGCAAAGCTTTTAATCGTAGTTCACACCTCATTGGGCATCAGAGAATCCACACTggggagaaaccctatgaatgtactGAGTGTGGTAAGACCTTCAGGCAGACCTCTCAGCTCATCGTCCATCTCAGAATCCACACAGGGGAAAAGCCCTATGAATGTAGTGATTGTGGAAAGACCTATCGCCATAGCTCCCATCTCATTCAACACCAGAGACTCCACAGTGGGGAGAAACCGTATAAATGTAACgaatgtgcaaaagctttcactCAAAGTTCCCAACTTATTGACCATCAGAGAACCCATACTGGGGAAAAACCATATGAATGCAGTGAGTGTGGGGAGGCCTTCATTCGGAGTAAAAGCCTTGTCCGCCATCAGGTccttcacactggagagaaaccttacaaGTGCAATGAGTGTGGGAAAGCTTTCTGTTCCAACAGAAATCTTATTGACCATCAGAGGATCCACACTGGGGAGAAACCTTATGAGTGTAATGAATGTGGCAAGGCCTTCAGTCGGAGTAAATGTCTTAATCGACATCAGAGCCTCCACACTGGGGAAAAACCATACAAATGCAGtgagtgtgggaaagccttcaatCAGAACTCTCAACTTGTTGATCATGAgcgaattcatactggagagaaaccttttGAATGTAATGAGTGTGGCAAGGCATTCAGTCTGAGTAAATGTCTCATTCGACACCAGAGACTTCACACAGGTGAAAAGCCCTATAAATGCAAAGAGTGTGGAAAGTCCTTCAATCAAAACTCACACCTCATTATTCaccagagaattcacactggtgagaaaccttatgaatgtaatgaatgtgggaaggTCTTCAGTTACAGCTCCAGTCTTATGGTACATCAGAGAACCCATACTGGAGAAAAACCCTATAAATGCAAAGATTGTGAGAAAGCTTTTAGTGACAGCTCACAACTCATTGTGCACCAGAgagttcacactggagagaaaccctatgagtgTATTgagtgtgggaaggccttcagtCAGCGTTCCACTTTCAATCACCACCAGCgaactcacactggagagaagcacTCAGGGCTGGCTCGATCCATTTCTTag
- the ZKSCAN7 gene encoding zinc finger protein with KRAB and SCAN domains 7 isoform X4, protein MHSEETTALGATEESPPISPLNEGSASGAHLEPPCDPGAHHLPNRHSAQRASSVPALPQGGNFGDQAATTVLQMVRPQEPAEYEFLSVDYTQKKWKGPALSQRALYRNIVPENCHSLASLAGENGMECSDLPPKQESSKESEASDRTSGVLYEVIPGGPVAGDAYEEALEKLGAQPSDEEGSRLESDLLEITQEDKNKCTEDGCAEYKDLGEHPDLSPSPVGHQGVLKGQKFYQCDECGKAFNRSSHLIGHQRIHTGEKPYECTECGKTFRQTSQLIVHLRIHTGEKPYECSDCGKTYRHSSHLIQHQRLHSGEKPYKCNECAKAFTQSSQLIDHQRTHTGEKPYECSECGEAFIRSKSLVRHQVLHTGEKPYKCNECGKAFCSNRNLIDHQRIHTGEKPYECNECGKAFSRSKCLNRHQSLHTGEKPYKCSECGKAFNQNSQLVDHERIHTGEKPFECNECGKAFSLSKCLIRHQRLHTGEKPYKCKECGKSFNQNSHLIIHQRIHTGEKPYECNECGKVFSYSSSLMVHQRTHTGEKPYKCKDCEKAFSDSSQLIVHQRVHTGEKPYECIECGKAFSQRSTFNHHQRTHTGEKHSGLARSIS, encoded by the exons ATGCATTCGGAAGAGACGACAGCCTTGGGTGCAACAGAGGAATCTCCTCCCATCTCACCCCTCAATGAGGGTTCAGCCTCTGGAGCCCACCTGGAGCCTCCTTGTGACCCAGGGGCACACCACCTCCCCAATAGGCACTCTG CTCAGCGTGCTTCCTCAGTGCCTGCCCTTCCCCAGGGGGGGAACTTTGGAGACCAAGCAGCAACAACAGTGCTTCAGATGGTCAGGCCCCAG GAACCTGCAGAGTACGAGTTCCTGTCTGTGGACTATactcagaagaaatggaaaggtcCGGCACTCAGCCAGAGAGCCCTGTACCGGAACATTGTGCCAGAAAATTGCCACAGCCTGGCCTCATTGG CAGGTGAGAACGGGATGGAGTGTTCAGACTTGCCTCCAAAGCAGGAAAGCTCTAAAGAATCAGAGGCATCTGATAGGACCTCAGGAGTTCTCTATGAAGTGATTCCTGGAGGACCAGTCGCTGGAGACGCCTATGAAGAGGCTTTAGAGAAGCTCGGAGCTCAGCCCTCAGATGAAGAAGGGAGCAGACTGGAAAGTGATCTCTTGGAAATAACACAGgaggataaaaataaatgcactGAAGATGGATGTGCTGAATATAAGGATCTTGGAGAACATCCAGATCTATCCCCCAGTCCTGTAGGACATCAAGGAGTTCTAAAGGGACAGAAATTCTATCAATGTGATGAGTGTGGCAAAGCTTTTAATCGTAGTTCACACCTCATTGGGCATCAGAGAATCCACACTggggagaaaccctatgaatgtactGAGTGTGGTAAGACCTTCAGGCAGACCTCTCAGCTCATCGTCCATCTCAGAATCCACACAGGGGAAAAGCCCTATGAATGTAGTGATTGTGGAAAGACCTATCGCCATAGCTCCCATCTCATTCAACACCAGAGACTCCACAGTGGGGAGAAACCGTATAAATGTAACgaatgtgcaaaagctttcactCAAAGTTCCCAACTTATTGACCATCAGAGAACCCATACTGGGGAAAAACCATATGAATGCAGTGAGTGTGGGGAGGCCTTCATTCGGAGTAAAAGCCTTGTCCGCCATCAGGTccttcacactggagagaaaccttacaaGTGCAATGAGTGTGGGAAAGCTTTCTGTTCCAACAGAAATCTTATTGACCATCAGAGGATCCACACTGGGGAGAAACCTTATGAGTGTAATGAATGTGGCAAGGCCTTCAGTCGGAGTAAATGTCTTAATCGACATCAGAGCCTCCACACTGGGGAAAAACCATACAAATGCAGtgagtgtgggaaagccttcaatCAGAACTCTCAACTTGTTGATCATGAgcgaattcatactggagagaaaccttttGAATGTAATGAGTGTGGCAAGGCATTCAGTCTGAGTAAATGTCTCATTCGACACCAGAGACTTCACACAGGTGAAAAGCCCTATAAATGCAAAGAGTGTGGAAAGTCCTTCAATCAAAACTCACACCTCATTATTCaccagagaattcacactggtgagaaaccttatgaatgtaatgaatgtgggaaggTCTTCAGTTACAGCTCCAGTCTTATGGTACATCAGAGAACCCATACTGGAGAAAAACCCTATAAATGCAAAGATTGTGAGAAAGCTTTTAGTGACAGCTCACAACTCATTGTGCACCAGAgagttcacactggagagaaaccctatgagtgTATTgagtgtgggaaggccttcagtCAGCGTTCCACTTTCAATCACCACCAGCgaactcacactggagagaagcacTCAGGGCTGGCTCGATCCATTTCTTag
- the ZKSCAN7 gene encoding zinc finger protein with KRAB and SCAN domains 7 isoform X9: protein MECSDLPPKQESSKESEASDRTSGVLYEVIPGGPVAGDAYEEALEKLGAQPSDEEGSRLESDLLEITQEDKNKCTEDGCAEYKDLGEHPDLSPSPVGHQGVLKGQKFYQCDECGKAFNRSSHLIGHQRIHTGEKPYECTECGKTFRQTSQLIVHLRIHTGEKPYECSDCGKTYRHSSHLIQHQRLHSGEKPYKCNECAKAFTQSSQLIDHQRTHTGEKPYECSECGEAFIRSKSLVRHQVLHTGEKPYKCNECGKAFCSNRNLIDHQRIHTGEKPYECNECGKAFSRSKCLNRHQSLHTGEKPYKCSECGKAFNQNSQLVDHERIHTGEKPFECNECGKAFSLSKCLIRHQRLHTGEKPYKCKECGKSFNQNSHLIIHQRIHTGEKPYECNECGKVFSYSSSLMVHQRTHTGEKPYKCKDCEKAFSDSSQLIVHQRVHTGEKPYECIECGKAFSQRSTFNHHQRTHTGEKHSGLARSIS from the coding sequence ATGGAGTGTTCAGACTTGCCTCCAAAGCAGGAAAGCTCTAAAGAATCAGAGGCATCTGATAGGACCTCAGGAGTTCTCTATGAAGTGATTCCTGGAGGACCAGTCGCTGGAGACGCCTATGAAGAGGCTTTAGAGAAGCTCGGAGCTCAGCCCTCAGATGAAGAAGGGAGCAGACTGGAAAGTGATCTCTTGGAAATAACACAGgaggataaaaataaatgcactGAAGATGGATGTGCTGAATATAAGGATCTTGGAGAACATCCAGATCTATCCCCCAGTCCTGTAGGACATCAAGGAGTTCTAAAGGGACAGAAATTCTATCAATGTGATGAGTGTGGCAAAGCTTTTAATCGTAGTTCACACCTCATTGGGCATCAGAGAATCCACACTggggagaaaccctatgaatgtactGAGTGTGGTAAGACCTTCAGGCAGACCTCTCAGCTCATCGTCCATCTCAGAATCCACACAGGGGAAAAGCCCTATGAATGTAGTGATTGTGGAAAGACCTATCGCCATAGCTCCCATCTCATTCAACACCAGAGACTCCACAGTGGGGAGAAACCGTATAAATGTAACgaatgtgcaaaagctttcactCAAAGTTCCCAACTTATTGACCATCAGAGAACCCATACTGGGGAAAAACCATATGAATGCAGTGAGTGTGGGGAGGCCTTCATTCGGAGTAAAAGCCTTGTCCGCCATCAGGTccttcacactggagagaaaccttacaaGTGCAATGAGTGTGGGAAAGCTTTCTGTTCCAACAGAAATCTTATTGACCATCAGAGGATCCACACTGGGGAGAAACCTTATGAGTGTAATGAATGTGGCAAGGCCTTCAGTCGGAGTAAATGTCTTAATCGACATCAGAGCCTCCACACTGGGGAAAAACCATACAAATGCAGtgagtgtgggaaagccttcaatCAGAACTCTCAACTTGTTGATCATGAgcgaattcatactggagagaaaccttttGAATGTAATGAGTGTGGCAAGGCATTCAGTCTGAGTAAATGTCTCATTCGACACCAGAGACTTCACACAGGTGAAAAGCCCTATAAATGCAAAGAGTGTGGAAAGTCCTTCAATCAAAACTCACACCTCATTATTCaccagagaattcacactggtgagaaaccttatgaatgtaatgaatgtgggaaggTCTTCAGTTACAGCTCCAGTCTTATGGTACATCAGAGAACCCATACTGGAGAAAAACCCTATAAATGCAAAGATTGTGAGAAAGCTTTTAGTGACAGCTCACAACTCATTGTGCACCAGAgagttcacactggagagaaaccctatgagtgTATTgagtgtgggaaggccttcagtCAGCGTTCCACTTTCAATCACCACCAGCgaactcacactggagagaagcacTCAGGGCTGGCTCGATCCATTTCTTag
- the ZKSCAN7 gene encoding zinc finger protein with KRAB and SCAN domains 7 isoform X8: protein MVRPQEPAEYEFLSVDYTQKKWKGPALSQRALYRNIVPENCHSLASLAGENGMECSDLPPKQESSKESEASDRTSGVLYEVIPGGPVAGDAYEEALEKLGAQPSDEEGSRLESDLLEITQEDKNKCTEDGCAEYKDLGEHPDLSPSPVGHQGVLKGQKFYQCDECGKAFNRSSHLIGHQRIHTGEKPYECTECGKTFRQTSQLIVHLRIHTGEKPYECSDCGKTYRHSSHLIQHQRLHSGEKPYKCNECAKAFTQSSQLIDHQRTHTGEKPYECSECGEAFIRSKSLVRHQVLHTGEKPYKCNECGKAFCSNRNLIDHQRIHTGEKPYECNECGKAFSRSKCLNRHQSLHTGEKPYKCSECGKAFNQNSQLVDHERIHTGEKPFECNECGKAFSLSKCLIRHQRLHTGEKPYKCKECGKSFNQNSHLIIHQRIHTGEKPYECNECGKVFSYSSSLMVHQRTHTGEKPYKCKDCEKAFSDSSQLIVHQRVHTGEKPYECIECGKAFSQRSTFNHHQRTHTGEKHSGLARSIS, encoded by the exons ATGGTCAGGCCCCAG GAACCTGCAGAGTACGAGTTCCTGTCTGTGGACTATactcagaagaaatggaaaggtcCGGCACTCAGCCAGAGAGCCCTGTACCGGAACATTGTGCCAGAAAATTGCCACAGCCTGGCCTCATTGG CAGGTGAGAACGGGATGGAGTGTTCAGACTTGCCTCCAAAGCAGGAAAGCTCTAAAGAATCAGAGGCATCTGATAGGACCTCAGGAGTTCTCTATGAAGTGATTCCTGGAGGACCAGTCGCTGGAGACGCCTATGAAGAGGCTTTAGAGAAGCTCGGAGCTCAGCCCTCAGATGAAGAAGGGAGCAGACTGGAAAGTGATCTCTTGGAAATAACACAGgaggataaaaataaatgcactGAAGATGGATGTGCTGAATATAAGGATCTTGGAGAACATCCAGATCTATCCCCCAGTCCTGTAGGACATCAAGGAGTTCTAAAGGGACAGAAATTCTATCAATGTGATGAGTGTGGCAAAGCTTTTAATCGTAGTTCACACCTCATTGGGCATCAGAGAATCCACACTggggagaaaccctatgaatgtactGAGTGTGGTAAGACCTTCAGGCAGACCTCTCAGCTCATCGTCCATCTCAGAATCCACACAGGGGAAAAGCCCTATGAATGTAGTGATTGTGGAAAGACCTATCGCCATAGCTCCCATCTCATTCAACACCAGAGACTCCACAGTGGGGAGAAACCGTATAAATGTAACgaatgtgcaaaagctttcactCAAAGTTCCCAACTTATTGACCATCAGAGAACCCATACTGGGGAAAAACCATATGAATGCAGTGAGTGTGGGGAGGCCTTCATTCGGAGTAAAAGCCTTGTCCGCCATCAGGTccttcacactggagagaaaccttacaaGTGCAATGAGTGTGGGAAAGCTTTCTGTTCCAACAGAAATCTTATTGACCATCAGAGGATCCACACTGGGGAGAAACCTTATGAGTGTAATGAATGTGGCAAGGCCTTCAGTCGGAGTAAATGTCTTAATCGACATCAGAGCCTCCACACTGGGGAAAAACCATACAAATGCAGtgagtgtgggaaagccttcaatCAGAACTCTCAACTTGTTGATCATGAgcgaattcatactggagagaaaccttttGAATGTAATGAGTGTGGCAAGGCATTCAGTCTGAGTAAATGTCTCATTCGACACCAGAGACTTCACACAGGTGAAAAGCCCTATAAATGCAAAGAGTGTGGAAAGTCCTTCAATCAAAACTCACACCTCATTATTCaccagagaattcacactggtgagaaaccttatgaatgtaatgaatgtgggaaggTCTTCAGTTACAGCTCCAGTCTTATGGTACATCAGAGAACCCATACTGGAGAAAAACCCTATAAATGCAAAGATTGTGAGAAAGCTTTTAGTGACAGCTCACAACTCATTGTGCACCAGAgagttcacactggagagaaaccctatgagtgTATTgagtgtgggaaggccttcagtCAGCGTTCCACTTTCAATCACCACCAGCgaactcacactggagagaagcacTCAGGGCTGGCTCGATCCATTTCTTag